A single Nitrospirota bacterium DNA region contains:
- a CDS encoding J domain-containing protein encodes MPFNGNRKHVFFSAAGLISRFYEGCPVNEIYDKGVRYYDILLHLLENPDAVESLSGLTKIPPEKIRSAALKIIHLLMFNRNQNPYLTLGLPDQATAADVKHRWKRLLLLIHPDRSPSFKGNETMTRRINEAYRNIANLGPNDVPSYSHEDRNTNESAAFTASYAAGGNMHVQSLLSRHYKYLRHLPTIIVITAVSLAFLSLLIFILLK; translated from the coding sequence ATGCCCTTCAATGGAAACAGGAAGCATGTTTTTTTTTCTGCTGCCGGCCTTATAAGCAGATTCTATGAGGGTTGCCCCGTAAACGAAATTTACGATAAGGGCGTACGATATTATGATATCCTGCTCCATCTTCTCGAAAACCCGGACGCTGTCGAAAGCCTTTCAGGCCTTACGAAAATACCGCCTGAAAAAATCCGTTCTGCCGCATTGAAGATCATTCATCTGCTCATGTTCAATAGAAATCAGAATCCTTATCTCACCCTTGGGTTACCAGATCAGGCAACAGCAGCCGATGTCAAGCACAGGTGGAAAAGACTCCTTTTATTGATCCACCCTGACAGGTCACCGTCCTTCAAGGGAAATGAGACAATGACCCGGAGAATAAATGAGGCATACAGGAACATTGCAAATCTGGGGCCAAATGACGTTCCGAGTTACAGCCATGAAGATCGGAACACCAATGAATCAGCGGCTTTCACTGCCAGTTATGCTGCAGGGGGGAATATGCATGTCCAATCGCTGCTATCCCGTCATTATAAGTATCTCCGGCATCTTCCGACAATAATTGTCATCACCGCCGTCTCGCTGGCTTTCTTGAGCCTACTAATCTTTATCCTGCTGAAATAA
- a CDS encoding sigma-54 dependent transcriptional regulator yields MMAAKGNILVVDDEPNARKVLSAILSDAGYRVIESMDAEKAMKRISRGDVDLVITDVKMPGMNGMQLFDNITKYHSDIPVIFLTAYGTVESAVTAMTEGASYYFIKPPDYIKLKHTIKKALDQRHSQRELMFQKKTPQGENRSVQMIGSTPQMKKIFTTIETVRDSASSVLLCGETGTGKELVARLLHCTSRRKEKPFVAVNCAAIPRDLIESELFGFEKGAFTGALSSRTGKIEEASEGTLFLDEIGDLELPLQAKLLRVLQENEIERLGSNRKIRVEFRLISSTNRDIKKMIAEGAFREDLFYRINVIQIHLPPLKERADDIPQLVTEFLGEFCSRENKSLTITDDVVKILQKYHWPGNIRQLKNTIERATILAKDRSITIKELPEDIASQKDSSGTDTKKTLKDLEMQVITRTLAECNGNKSRAAKMLGISRKTFYKRLRDNSVK; encoded by the coding sequence ATGATGGCCGCAAAAGGCAATATTCTTGTTGTTGACGATGAGCCGAATGCGAGAAAAGTGCTTTCTGCCATCCTTTCGGACGCCGGGTATCGGGTTATTGAATCCATGGATGCAGAAAAAGCAATGAAACGCATCTCAAGGGGCGATGTGGACCTGGTAATTACAGACGTAAAAATGCCCGGTATGAATGGCATGCAACTATTCGATAACATTACTAAATACCATTCTGATATCCCGGTTATCTTTCTTACCGCATACGGAACAGTTGAATCCGCAGTTACCGCGATGACCGAGGGAGCGTCGTATTATTTCATTAAACCTCCGGACTACATAAAGCTCAAGCATACCATCAAGAAGGCATTGGATCAGCGACATTCTCAAAGGGAATTGATGTTCCAGAAAAAAACTCCGCAAGGGGAAAACCGCAGCGTTCAGATGATCGGTTCTACACCACAGATGAAAAAAATATTTACCACGATCGAAACCGTACGGGATTCAGCAAGCAGCGTGCTCCTTTGTGGTGAAACAGGAACGGGAAAAGAACTTGTTGCACGTTTGCTTCATTGCACAAGCAGAAGGAAAGAAAAGCCTTTCGTCGCGGTCAACTGTGCCGCTATACCGCGGGACCTTATTGAATCAGAACTATTCGGCTTTGAAAAAGGCGCTTTTACCGGTGCCCTTTCATCGAGGACCGGAAAGATTGAAGAAGCTTCTGAAGGCACCCTTTTTCTTGATGAAATCGGAGACCTCGAACTGCCGCTTCAGGCAAAACTTTTGAGAGTTCTTCAGGAAAACGAGATTGAGAGGCTCGGCAGCAACAGAAAAATCAGGGTCGAATTCCGTCTGATTTCTTCGACTAACCGCGATATTAAAAAGATGATTGCCGAAGGGGCATTCAGAGAAGATCTTTTTTACAGGATTAATGTCATACAGATACATTTACCCCCGCTGAAGGAAAGGGCAGATGACATACCCCAGTTAGTAACGGAGTTTCTCGGTGAATTCTGCAGCCGGGAGAATAAATCGCTCACCATTACCGATGACGTAGTGAAGATATTGCAGAAATATCACTGGCCCGGCAATATCAGGCAACTGAAAAACACCATAGAAAGAGCAACAATCCTTGCAAAAGACCGCTCCATAACGATCAAAGAACTGCCTGAGGATATTGCTTCACAGAAAGACTCCTCCGGAACAGATACAAAGAAAACCCTGAAGGATTTGGAAATGCAGGTCATCACAAGAACGCTGGCTGAATGTAATGGCAATAAATCTAGGGCCGCAAAGATGCTCGGCATTTCCAGGAAGACATTCTACAAAAGGCTGAGAGATAATTCCGTTAAATAA
- a CDS encoding DegT/DnrJ/EryC1/StrS family aminotransferase — translation MEIPFHKPYITEDEISGVVNALSSGWITMGPTTVNFENTFREYIGTRNAVSMNSCTACLHLALKTIGLKENDEVILPAMTFTATAEVITYFRAKPVLVDIEKETGNIDYRNIEEHINGKTKAIIPVHYAGQPCDMDEIAAIAKKYRLSVIEDAAHAVPAWYKNKKIGTLSDMTCFSFYATKPITTGEGGMVTTENDEWADRLRMLRLHGISRDAWKRYTKEGSWYYEVMEAGYKYNLTDLQAALGLAQLRKADWMWQRRKNIAALYSEAFTPCDELITPYVKSDRKSSWHLYVIKLNLEKLRIDRNQFIEELKKRGILTSVHFIPLYRHPYYRNAHGYSLNGFSMSEWFYERVISLPIYPGMTNEDVRSVTDAVADIAKNFSN, via the coding sequence ATGGAAATCCCTTTTCACAAGCCGTACATTACTGAAGACGAAATATCAGGAGTTGTCAATGCACTGAGTTCAGGATGGATAACCATGGGACCAACCACGGTGAATTTCGAAAATACTTTCAGGGAATACATCGGTACGAGGAATGCCGTATCAATGAACTCCTGCACCGCCTGTCTTCATCTGGCACTCAAAACAATCGGGCTCAAGGAAAATGATGAGGTTATACTACCCGCCATGACTTTCACTGCAACAGCCGAAGTCATCACCTACTTCAGGGCAAAACCCGTACTGGTAGATATAGAAAAGGAAACGGGAAATATCGATTATAGAAATATCGAGGAACATATTAACGGGAAAACGAAGGCAATTATCCCCGTACATTATGCAGGGCAGCCCTGCGATATGGACGAAATTGCCGCGATAGCCAAAAAATATCGTCTTTCAGTCATTGAGGATGCTGCACATGCCGTCCCCGCCTGGTACAAAAATAAAAAAATAGGGACACTCTCCGATATGACGTGCTTCAGTTTCTACGCAACCAAACCGATCACCACAGGTGAGGGTGGCATGGTGACTACCGAAAATGATGAGTGGGCTGACAGGCTCAGAATGCTACGGTTGCATGGAATCTCTCGAGATGCTTGGAAAAGATATACAAAAGAAGGATCATGGTATTACGAGGTCATGGAGGCAGGATACAAGTATAACCTGACTGACCTCCAGGCAGCTCTCGGTCTGGCCCAGCTCAGAAAAGCCGACTGGATGTGGCAGAGACGGAAAAACATTGCCGCACTCTATTCAGAAGCTTTTACGCCATGTGATGAGCTCATCACTCCTTACGTAAAATCTGACAGGAAAAGCTCATGGCACCTGTATGTGATCAAGCTCAATCTTGAGAAACTCAGAATTGACAGGAATCAGTTCATTGAAGAGCTAAAGAAACGGGGGATACTGACATCTGTCCATTTTATTCCCCTTTACAGGCACCCGTATTACAGGAATGCCCATGGATATTCCCTGAATGGTTTTTCAATGTCTGAATGGTTTTATGAGAGGGTCATCTCGCTCCCGATCTATCCCGGCATGACAAATGAGGATGTACGATCAGTAACAGATGCTGTGGCAGATATCGCAAAAAATTTTAGCAATTGA
- a CDS encoding mechanosensitive ion channel domain-containing protein — protein MTGLIESLNISESPYVNAAISLCVIFIVAKIADILIDKVFRKFTRFTKNDADDRIIDVIHKPVYLTIVLIGCPFVIAYLTTSPNIIFYTNNIVYSLIAIIWAITVIKISGIIIDNSLDRTSDATGLRKDVVPLVENVFKIFIIAAALMGILTIWEVNITPLLASAGIVGVAIAIAAKDTLSNFFGGISIFMDRPYKIGDYIVLETGERGEVVAIGIRSTRIQTRDDILITIPNSIIANSKIVNESAPIPNFRVRIPVSVAYGSNIDLVEKTLLEIAIKNGNILSDPAPRVRFRAFGDSALNFELLCWAKEPALRGLTLHEINCEIYRNFNASGITIPFPQRDLHIYPK, from the coding sequence ATGACAGGACTGATAGAGTCCCTTAATATTTCTGAATCACCATATGTCAATGCTGCAATATCTTTGTGTGTAATTTTCATAGTTGCCAAAATCGCCGATATCCTGATCGACAAGGTTTTCCGGAAATTCACAAGGTTTACAAAAAATGATGCCGACGACAGGATAATTGACGTGATCCACAAACCCGTCTATCTGACCATTGTATTGATTGGATGTCCTTTTGTCATTGCATACCTTACCACTTCTCCAAACATCATTTTCTACACCAATAACATCGTATACTCCCTGATAGCCATAATATGGGCCATCACTGTCATCAAAATATCTGGCATTATCATTGATAACTCCCTCGACAGGACTTCTGATGCAACAGGATTAAGAAAAGATGTTGTTCCTCTGGTAGAAAATGTCTTCAAGATATTCATAATCGCTGCTGCGCTTATGGGCATACTGACCATTTGGGAGGTGAATATCACTCCCCTTCTGGCATCTGCCGGCATTGTAGGGGTTGCAATCGCCATAGCTGCAAAGGATACTCTATCCAATTTTTTTGGCGGAATAAGCATTTTCATGGACAGACCGTATAAGATAGGAGACTATATTGTGCTCGAAACAGGAGAGAGAGGTGAAGTTGTTGCAATTGGAATCAGGAGCACGAGGATACAGACAAGGGACGACATACTTATCACGATCCCCAATTCGATCATTGCAAACTCGAAAATTGTCAATGAAAGCGCTCCGATCCCTAATTTCAGGGTCAGAATACCCGTATCGGTCGCCTACGGTAGTAATATCGACCTCGTTGAAAAGACTTTGCTGGAGATTGCAATAAAAAACGGCAACATTCTCTCTGATCCTGCTCCCCGTGTCAGGTTCAGGGCGTTCGGAGACTCCGCCCTGAATTTTGAGCTCCTTTGCTGGGCAAAGGAGCCGGCATTGAGGGGTCTCACACTCCATGAAATAAACTGTGAGATTTACAGAAACTTCAATGCGTCCGGGATCACCATACCCTTTCCGCAAAGAGATCTGCACATCTATCCGAAGTAG
- a CDS encoding sugar transferase, whose product MKRLFDFVFSSLGIIVLLPLFAGIALAIKMDNAGPVFFRQERIGKDFKAFRIYKFRTMAHNSGQNGPKITSSHDKRITRTGKYLRRYKLDELPQLFNVLKGDMSFVGPRPEVEEYVNIYKSDYSRLLRIRPGITDPASIQYSNEETILASADNWEEAYKKKILPEKIRLSLHYVDHHNLSTDLKLICKTILKIT is encoded by the coding sequence TTGAAACGTCTGTTTGATTTTGTTTTTTCCTCTCTTGGCATTATTGTGTTACTGCCTTTATTTGCAGGTATTGCCCTTGCGATAAAAATGGACAATGCAGGACCAGTCTTTTTCAGGCAGGAAAGAATCGGCAAAGATTTCAAGGCATTCAGAATTTACAAATTCCGTACCATGGCTCATAATTCCGGACAAAATGGACCAAAGATCACGTCCTCACACGACAAGCGTATTACGAGAACAGGGAAATATCTGAGAAGGTACAAACTTGATGAATTGCCGCAGTTATTCAATGTCCTGAAGGGAGACATGAGTTTTGTAGGGCCAAGGCCTGAAGTTGAGGAATACGTGAATATCTATAAATCAGATTATTCGAGACTGCTCAGGATTCGTCCGGGGATTACTGATCCGGCGTCGATTCAATATTCCAATGAGGAAACTATCCTAGCATCCGCAGACAACTGGGAAGAGGCATACAAAAAAAAAATTCTTCCAGAAAAAATCAGGTTGTCTTTGCACTACGTTGATCACCATAACCTCTCAACGGATCTGAAGCTTATCTGTAAAACAATTCTGAAAATAACCTAG
- a CDS encoding ATP-binding protein, protein MQKRKSARLALTVDNRLRITSWNSAFEQIYKGLLSNPKSLHYSIVMPVVYKSGEDAVKLAIKNGKPLRLNNHQLFFLCDKARADIQISPLKDKNGKVSSARITVRPRLSCETYRDIEQDRFTEIGKVAATLAHGVRNPLNAIKGAVIYLREKYSREKKLTEFTQIIEDEISRLDQFIANFLSTSLVDKALHKADLNAILKKTAIMISLAAQSHGIEAVFEYGNISPVMMNPFYFEHAILNIINNALEAMPSGGRLRVRSIPVVRSNCEFALIEVSDSGGGMPEGISEKAPAASKSKGKGLGLFITREILRSSGGHLEIKSRKGIGTTVQLYLPVMS, encoded by the coding sequence ATGCAAAAGAGAAAAAGTGCCCGTCTTGCACTGACTGTAGACAATAGACTCAGAATTACTTCGTGGAACAGTGCATTTGAGCAAATATACAAAGGTCTTCTTTCCAATCCGAAAAGCCTGCACTATAGTATAGTGATGCCGGTTGTTTACAAATCCGGAGAAGACGCGGTAAAACTGGCTATCAAAAACGGGAAACCGCTCAGGCTCAATAATCATCAGCTTTTTTTCCTTTGTGACAAAGCCCGTGCAGATATCCAGATTTCGCCCCTGAAAGACAAAAACGGCAAAGTTTCCAGTGCAAGAATAACGGTCAGGCCCCGCCTCAGTTGTGAAACGTACCGGGACATTGAGCAGGACAGATTCACTGAGATAGGAAAGGTTGCAGCAACCCTTGCGCACGGCGTAAGAAATCCGTTAAACGCAATAAAAGGCGCTGTTATTTACTTGCGGGAAAAGTATTCCCGGGAAAAAAAGCTGACGGAGTTTACCCAAATTATTGAAGACGAGATATCACGGCTCGACCAGTTCATCGCGAATTTTCTCAGCACCTCCCTGGTCGATAAGGCTCTTCACAAAGCTGATCTGAACGCAATTCTGAAAAAAACCGCCATCATGATATCTCTTGCTGCACAATCTCACGGGATAGAGGCTGTGTTCGAATACGGGAACATTTCTCCGGTTATGATGAACCCTTTCTATTTTGAACATGCCATCCTGAATATCATCAACAATGCTCTGGAAGCCATGCCATCCGGTGGCAGGTTGCGGGTGAGATCCATTCCCGTAGTCCGTTCGAACTGTGAGTTTGCATTAATCGAGGTTTCTGATTCGGGCGGAGGGATGCCGGAAGGTATATCTGAGAAGGCCCCTGCAGCGTCAAAAAGCAAAGGAAAAGGACTGGGGCTCTTCATCACACGTGAGATACTCCGGTCAAGCGGTGGTCATCTTGAAATCAAGAGCCGGAAAGGGATTGGGACAACGGTACAGCTCTATCTCCCAGTAATGTCATGA
- a CDS encoding UpxY family transcription antiterminator, which translates to MQEWFALYVKSKHEFVTDSALKEKNIETFLPSIPKRRQWKDRQKTVEFPLFPGYLFVHLQPRSDEFMKVLKTKGAVTFVSLDSGVPTPVNHEEFSSLRLMIESGKELDIYPHLKEGSHIRIRRGPLKGADGFLLKKEANYMFIVNINLLGRSIGLNISSDDVEDA; encoded by the coding sequence ATGCAGGAATGGTTTGCTTTGTATGTGAAGTCAAAACACGAATTTGTCACTGACAGTGCATTAAAGGAAAAAAACATCGAGACTTTTCTCCCTTCAATACCAAAGCGAAGACAATGGAAGGACAGGCAAAAAACAGTCGAGTTTCCTCTTTTTCCCGGGTATCTTTTTGTTCATCTTCAGCCGCGTTCTGATGAATTCATGAAGGTGCTCAAGACAAAAGGGGCGGTCACATTCGTTTCATTAGACTCGGGAGTTCCTACGCCGGTAAATCATGAGGAATTTTCTTCCCTGAGACTCATGATAGAAAGCGGCAAAGAACTGGACATTTATCCCCATCTCAAGGAGGGAAGCCATATTAGGATCAGGCGCGGACCCCTCAAGGGAGCTGACGGATTTCTCTTGAAAAAAGAAGCCAATTATATGTTTATCGTCAATATCAATCTCCTTGGCAGAAGCATCGGACTTAATATCAGTTCTGATGACGTAGAAGATGCCTGA
- a CDS encoding polysaccharide biosynthesis/export family protein, producing the protein MVRLLRNEMIQSLLALTAFLLLLLLSSCAGRDIRPEALIAQHTSETKTERLNAEILQKSTAFQKMSSAADYIIGPEDLLEITLFQAKELDTVARVSASGFIKLPLIDKVEASGHTTSELEHIIAGKYKTYLSEPVVGIFIKEYRSQQITVLGSVQKPGVYYVSGQRSLLELLSLAGGLSGDAGDICIVQRSTLPDTGDQQTTNNIVVDLDQLLIKGQIAFNIPMHAGDVILVPKSGIFFVDGAVRSPGSFPLKGKMTFTQAISIAKGLDMDATKSDIKIYRDSGKQERDVIIIDYDEILERKIPDVEIKDKDVIIVSSSSFKRFLGGLAGYFNFGYFGFSGVRPGIGF; encoded by the coding sequence ATGGTCAGATTACTGAGAAATGAAATGATACAAAGTCTGCTGGCGCTAACGGCATTTCTTCTCCTGCTGCTTCTTTCTTCCTGTGCGGGACGTGACATACGTCCCGAAGCACTGATCGCGCAGCACACCTCTGAGACAAAAACTGAAAGACTGAATGCAGAGATACTCCAGAAAAGCACTGCGTTTCAAAAAATGTCCTCTGCAGCTGATTATATAATCGGTCCTGAAGATCTACTTGAAATAACCCTCTTTCAGGCAAAGGAACTGGATACTGTAGCGCGTGTCAGCGCTTCGGGTTTCATAAAATTACCCTTGATTGACAAGGTAGAAGCTTCTGGCCACACCACATCAGAACTTGAGCACATTATTGCCGGAAAATACAAGACGTACCTCTCAGAACCGGTGGTCGGGATATTCATTAAAGAGTACAGAAGCCAGCAGATTACCGTGCTCGGTTCTGTACAGAAGCCCGGGGTATACTATGTTTCTGGCCAGAGATCCCTTTTGGAGCTTCTTTCTTTGGCCGGAGGTCTCAGCGGAGATGCGGGTGACATCTGCATAGTCCAGAGAAGCACTCTACCGGATACAGGCGATCAGCAGACAACCAACAATATCGTTGTTGATCTGGACCAGCTATTGATAAAAGGGCAGATTGCATTCAATATTCCGATGCACGCCGGCGACGTAATTCTCGTTCCGAAGAGCGGTATTTTCTTTGTAGACGGTGCAGTCAGAAGTCCGGGATCTTTTCCACTGAAGGGGAAAATGACGTTCACACAGGCCATCAGTATTGCTAAGGGGTTGGATATGGATGCAACGAAGTCAGATATCAAGATATACCGTGATTCCGGAAAGCAGGAAAGAGATGTTATTATTATTGATTATGATGAAATCCTTGAAAGAAAAATCCCGGATGTTGAAATAAAAGACAAGGATGTTATTATCGTATCGAGCAGCAGTTTCAAAAGATTTCTGGGCGGGCTGGCAGGATATTTCAATTTCGGCTATTTCGGGTTCAGCGGTGTTCGTCCAGGTATTGGGTTTTAA
- a CDS encoding polysaccharide biosynthesis tyrosine autokinase: MDNKYELKQFEPKDSSISTYIEYLQNKDKEEFHLRDYLNIILKRKSMVLIFLVSVIVITLIFSLLKIPFYRATAVLKIESETPRVLSFQGVQIDALGANYYQTQYEILKSRSLAGRVIANLELQKNENFLPPADIPTRLKRFIFDNTVGLFVDFYRFLTAPKPEKEPQANSNTSEGLYEIPDYMIDSLISRIVVAPVKNSQLVKVSFISQNPELSMDVTNAVAQTYITFDLETRIYASKEAKNFLQSQIEVMKQKVEESEQTLNAYAAKNGIVFNSNNNNLYSQKLSDISAALNSVTTERIQKEALYREVKDSGPNNPIILNNPMIQGLWKQHASLEAEYDNLLKIYTPEYPKMKSLKNQMDSVVNRISQETTKIIQSAELDYKNALKKEENLTRALNSQKQQVLSFQGSAAQYEVLKRDVDVNKGLYNSLLQRLNEVSVSASNKATNIQLLDKAILPKYPFQPNIPFNIILSIIFGLAGGVGLAFLAEYFDSSIKDTDDIERKARLPILGVIPDVYDVKHVSVSSRPKIIHLESNPPTSHTPVVVNNKKVSPVLEAFRSIGAFILLSSSSKPPKTMLITGPDAKVGKTSTCINIANALLESLGKGIIIDADMRRPMLHSAFGLDNSVGLSSFLAGHVDFDSADNGLIKPSSMRGLSVLTSGPVPPNPSELIGSTRMQDLIYALQPFFEFVLIDSPPVMGLPDAIYLSKIVDGTVLVVKANETPIKVLQETKKVFTGIDARILGVVLNGVKESDLKYGSYNYYHSAYYSSYFGDKEK, from the coding sequence ATGGATAACAAATATGAACTGAAACAGTTTGAGCCCAAGGATAGCTCAATTTCCACGTACATAGAGTATCTCCAAAATAAAGACAAAGAGGAGTTTCATCTGAGGGACTATCTCAATATCATCCTTAAGCGGAAATCGATGGTACTCATTTTCCTGGTTTCCGTCATTGTCATCACCTTGATATTTTCCCTTCTGAAGATTCCTTTTTACCGGGCAACCGCCGTTCTGAAAATCGAGAGTGAGACCCCGAGAGTCCTTTCCTTTCAGGGAGTTCAGATCGATGCTCTTGGCGCCAACTATTATCAGACCCAGTATGAAATCCTGAAAAGCAGAAGCCTTGCTGGAAGAGTAATAGCTAACCTGGAACTGCAGAAGAATGAGAATTTCCTTCCCCCCGCAGACATCCCGACCAGACTGAAAAGGTTCATCTTTGACAATACTGTCGGACTGTTTGTAGATTTTTACCGTTTTCTTACCGCACCAAAACCCGAAAAAGAGCCACAAGCAAACAGCAACACCTCAGAGGGACTATATGAAATACCAGATTACATGATAGATTCTCTTATCTCACGTATTGTGGTAGCTCCCGTAAAAAACTCCCAGCTCGTTAAAGTGAGTTTCATATCACAGAATCCGGAACTTTCTATGGATGTGACAAATGCAGTTGCACAGACCTATATAACCTTCGATCTGGAGACCAGAATATATGCCAGCAAAGAAGCAAAAAATTTCCTGCAGTCGCAGATTGAAGTAATGAAACAGAAAGTGGAGGAATCAGAGCAGACACTTAACGCATATGCGGCAAAAAATGGAATAGTATTTAACAGCAACAATAACAACCTCTATTCACAAAAGCTGTCCGATATTTCTGCTGCCTTGAACAGCGTTACCACGGAGAGAATTCAGAAAGAGGCGTTATACCGCGAGGTAAAGGACTCCGGACCCAACAATCCAATCATACTGAACAACCCTATGATACAGGGTTTGTGGAAACAGCATGCATCGCTTGAAGCAGAATATGATAATCTCTTGAAAATATACACTCCCGAGTACCCGAAGATGAAGAGTCTCAAAAATCAGATGGATTCTGTAGTTAACAGAATCTCTCAGGAAACCACAAAAATCATCCAATCAGCTGAGCTAGATTACAAGAATGCACTGAAAAAGGAAGAAAATCTCACAAGGGCGCTGAATTCTCAAAAACAGCAGGTACTCTCCTTTCAGGGCTCTGCTGCGCAATATGAAGTACTCAAGAGGGATGTTGACGTGAACAAAGGCTTGTACAACAGCCTCCTTCAACGCCTGAATGAAGTAAGCGTCTCTGCAAGCAACAAAGCTACGAATATCCAGCTTCTTGATAAGGCCATCTTGCCCAAATATCCGTTCCAGCCGAATATCCCTTTTAATATCATCCTCTCTATCATCTTCGGTCTCGCGGGCGGAGTCGGTCTCGCATTTCTGGCCGAGTATTTTGACAGCAGTATCAAAGACACAGATGATATTGAAAGAAAAGCCCGCCTTCCAATCCTCGGTGTTATTCCTGACGTCTATGACGTAAAGCATGTATCTGTTTCCTCACGGCCAAAAATTATTCATCTGGAGTCGAATCCACCAACTTCTCATACTCCTGTAGTTGTCAACAATAAAAAGGTCAGCCCGGTGTTGGAAGCGTTCCGTTCAATCGGCGCTTTTATCCTCTTGTCTTCTTCATCGAAGCCTCCGAAAACCATGCTTATTACTGGTCCCGATGCGAAAGTAGGCAAGACTTCGACCTGTATCAATATCGCCAATGCCTTGCTGGAATCACTCGGGAAAGGTATTATTATTGACGCCGACATGCGAAGGCCTATGCTGCATAGTGCGTTCGGCCTCGATAACTCAGTCGGACTTTCCTCTTTTCTTGCTGGTCATGTAGATTTTGATTCTGCTGACAACGGTCTCATCAAGCCTTCGAGCATGCGCGGGCTCAGCGTTCTGACTTCAGGTCCCGTGCCACCCAATCCGTCCGAACTTATAGGTTCCACACGCATGCAGGACCTCATTTATGCACTCCAGCCATTCTTTGAATTTGTCCTTATCGACTCTCCTCCTGTTATGGGGTTGCCTGATGCGATTTATCTCAGCAAGATTGTTGACGGTACCGTGCTGGTGGTAAAAGCAAATGAAACCCCGATAAAGGTTCTGCAGGAAACCAAAAAGGTATTTACGGGAATCGATGCAAGGATCCTTGGTGTCGTGCTAAACGGAGTAAAGGAAAGCGACCTTAAATACGGCTCATATAACTACTATCATTCTGCATACTACTCGTCTTATTTTGGCGACAAGGAAAAGTAG
- a CDS encoding DNA-binding response regulator: MASTTEKHMKRVLIIDESTFSRVCSALLELEGYKTKSFSSSECLPEKLNYQTFCLLITSYPLDAVMLEKVKTINLPTIILTDHVDREILRLLDNLPQSFCMVKPLDYEKFRFLVNEIALQGVSGLEGYSVF; encoded by the coding sequence ATGGCCAGCACTACCGAAAAACACATGAAAAGGGTTCTGATAATAGATGAAAGCACGTTTTCGCGGGTATGTTCCGCACTCCTTGAACTTGAAGGATACAAGACGAAAAGTTTCAGCAGCAGCGAATGCTTGCCCGAAAAGCTCAATTATCAAACTTTTTGCCTGCTGATAACAAGTTATCCTCTCGATGCCGTCATGCTCGAGAAAGTGAAAACAATTAACCTCCCGACAATCATCCTTACCGACCATGTGGACAGGGAGATACTGCGCCTTCTTGATAATCTTCCGCAATCATTCTGCATGGTAAAGCCTCTTGACTATGAAAAGTTCAGGTTTCTGGTAAACGAAATAGCGCTTCAGGGTGTTTCCGGCTTAGAGGGTTATTCTGTTTTCTGA